A window of the Ogataea parapolymorpha DL-1 chromosome V, whole genome shotgun sequence genome harbors these coding sequences:
- a CDS encoding Plasma membrane iron permease, which translates to MANKVFTVQIFFIVLRETLEAVVVVAVLLAFLKQSLGSRSPAVHKQLRKQVWWGAGLGVLICLILGGAFIGAYYSLDNNIWSKSEDLWEGIFSLIATVLISFMGIAMLRVNKMQAKWRVKIARALVTPPVSKAERFKFGYLVKKYSMFILPFITCMREGLEAVVFVGGVTMTSPASSFPLPVVCGLIAGIGVGVLLFYGGSTVSLQLFLCISTAILYLIAAGLFSRAVWYFETYIFNKQTGGDASENGSGPGTYNIKKSVWHVNCCNPERDNGWDVFNSLLGWQNSATYGSVLSYNIYWIAVMLTLALMYYEERHGHLPFTKNLTLRKLNPMWHIKKKGKNELSAEEEARLFKEANRKLVEQAQNLDGSNEFGAAKVEKVTADDEATALK; encoded by the coding sequence ATGGCTAACAAAGTTTTTACGGTCCagatcttcttcattgTTTTGAGAGAGACCTTGGAAGccgttgtcgtcgttgCGGTTCTTCTTGCTTTCTTGAAACAGAGCTTGGGCTCTCGGAGCCCTGCTGtgcacaaacagctccGGAAGCAAGTTTGGTGGGGTGCGGGTTTGGGTGTTCTTATCTGTTTGATCCTGGGAGGTGCATTTATTGGTGCATACTATTCTCTGGACAACAATATTTGGTCCAAATCTGAAGATTTGTGGGAAGGTATTTTCTCCCTTATCGCCACCGTCCTCATTTCTTTTATGGGTATTGCCATGTTGAGAGTTAACAAGATGCAGGCCAAGTGGAGAGTCAAAATCGCCAGAGCCTTAGTGACACCTCCTGTCAGCAAGGCCGAACGGTTCAAATTTGGCTACCTCGTCAAAAAATACTCCATGTTCATTCTTCCATTCATCACATGTATGAGAGAGGGTCTGGAAGctgttgtttttgttggcGGTGTCACTATgacttctccagcttcttcatttcCATTGCCAGTTGTTTGTGGTCTGATTGCTGGTATCGGTGTCGGTGTCCTCCTTTTCTACGGAGGTTCCACGGTTTCACTGCAGCTATTCCTGTGCATCTCTACTGCTATCTTGTATCTGATTGCTGCTGGTCTATTTTCTAGAGCAGTCTGGTACTTCGAGACCTATATCTTCAACAAACAGACTGGTGGTGATGCTTCCGAAAACGGTTCCGGCCCAGGTACTTACAACATCAAAAAGTCTGTTTGGCACGTCAACTGCTGCAACCCAGAGAGAGACAACGGTTGGGATGTCTTCAACTCGTTGCTCGGATGGCAGAACTCTGCCACGTACGGTTCTGTTTTGTCGTACAACATCTACTGGATTGCCGTCATGTTGACTTTGGCTTTGATGTATTACGAGGAAAGACACGGCCACCTTCCATTCACCAAAAACTTGACCCTCAGAAAGTTGAACCCAATGTGGcacatcaagaagaagggtAAGAACGAGTTGTCTGCTGAGGAAGAGGCCCGTCTTTTCAAGGAAGCCAACAggaagcttgttgagcaagCTCAGAATCTTGATGGTTCGAATGAATTCGGGGCTGCCAAAGTTGAGAAGGTCACTGCCGACGATGAAGCAACTGCTCTGAAATAA
- a CDS encoding Autophagy-related protein 16: MSWKNDLLAKLAQRDKSMETQKDVFLSFQFLSTRIASLERQLDTVQRDDSKKTVLDLLGEIDQLKQKLDLTEDSLKHEIAKNKELVKELSTIKNNFNILTDGYKKLQERHLRLQEESKIKFQNLESLNDDILSLNIENNLLNDRMAKLKQENESLIERWMKRVKQEAEVLNDANEALSRSEKSLKPES; the protein is encoded by the exons ATGTCCTGGAAAAATGATTTACTGGCAAAACTGGCGCAGCGAGATAAGTCAATGGAGACCCAGAAAGACGTGTTTTTGTCAT TTCAATTTTTAAGTACCAGAATTGCGTCGCTGGAACGACAATTAGATACGGTACAGCGTGATGATAGCAAAAAAACAGTGTTGGACCTGCTGGGAGAAATTGACCAActgaaacagaaactggacTTGACAGAAGACAGTTTGAAGCACGAAATTGCGAAGAATaaagagctggtcaaaGAGTTGAGTACtatcaaaaataatttcaatATATTGACAGATGGATACAAGAAACTACAGGAGCGCCATCTGCGGTTGCAGGAAGAGAGCAAAATCAAGTTCCAGAATCTAGAGTCATTAAATGATGATATACTGTCGTTGAACATCGAAAATAACTTGCTGAATGACAGGATGGCTAAATTAAAGCAAGAGAACGAGTCCTTGATCGAACGTTGGATGAAACGAGTCAAGCAGGAGGCAGAGGTGCTGAATGATGCGAATGAAGCGCTGTCTCGCAGCGAAAAATCCTTGAAACCGGAGAGTTAA
- a CDS encoding Protein involved in rRNA processing — MVLSTAEKSYIYDSLAGENSTRTDSRKTNEFRPLKAVCSFVPNCNGSSRVYNPDGIECITSVKAKVIRTKDISELINVDVDVEGQRDNSTLCLNLSAMIQRALVNNFDFEVLRLTDKYYFQLYVDILVLSVPGDFKNSSYTLYSLLSLISMGTYLALKSAKLPLLTSTTNDREIEEEPSFADDWELSTNLIPADSKFQPMLIFVVGLVGSNVLVDPSLDEEEVLESGLCIGYCQGNIVAPIQSVALSTADGQAFNRKTLNKALETVKQIGQPVVEALESILNTEVDEYGSLF, encoded by the coding sequence ATGGTTCTCTCAACGGCTGAAAAATCGTACATTTACGATTCGCTAGCTGGCGAAAACTCAACCAGAACAGATTCCAGGAAAACCAACGAATTTCGGCCTTTGAAAGCTGTATGCTCGTTTGTGCCTAATTGTAATGGCTCCTCTAGAGTGTACAACCCGGATGGAATAGAATGCATTACCAGTGTCAAAGCAAAAGTTATCAGAACAAAAGACATATCCGAACTAATAAACGTCGACGTTGATGTCGAGGGTCAACGAGATAACTCGACCCTATGTCTGAATTTATCAGCAATGATACAGCGTGCGTTAGTCAacaattttgattttgaagtGCTTCGACTGACAGATAAATATTATTTCCAACTATATGTGGACATACTCGTTCTTTCTGTTCCAGGAGACTTCAAGAACTCATCATACACGCTGTACTCGCTTCTCTCTCTCATCTCTATGGGTACGTATCTGGCCTTGAAGTCTGCCAAACTGCCGTTACTCACATCGACCACCAACGATCGCGAGATTGAGGAAGAGCCTTCATTCGCAGACGATTGGGAGCTTTCCACAAACCTGATACCTGCAGACTCGAAATTTCAACCAATGCTGATATTCGTAGTTGGGTTGGTTGGATCGAACGTTCTGGTCGATCCTTCTCtggatgaggaagaagtACTAGAAAGCGGTCTATGCATAGGGTACTGCCAAGGGAATATAGTTGCTCCAATTCAATCAGTGGCGCTGTCCACAGCAGATGGACAGGCTTTCAATCGCAAAACACTCAACAAGGCTCTCGAAACGGTGAAGCAAATTGGCCAGCCTGTGGTAGAAGCCCTTGAAAGTATTCTCAATACCGAGGTGGATGAATACGGAAGTTTGTTTTAA